The sequence CTTCTTCAGGGCGACGTAGAACCGGTCGGCAGCGTACCGGGGGTCACGGATCTCGGTCGGGGTGCCCCAACCCTGGCTCGGCCGCTGCTGGAACAACCCCACCGAGTCGCGGTCGCCGCCGGCCAGGTTGCGCAGCCCGGACTCCTGGTACGCGGTGGCCAGCGCCACCACCACGGCCCGGTCGGGCAGCTCGTGCTGGATGCCGATGGCCGCGATCGTGGCCGCGTTGGCCATCTGGTGCGAATCCAGGGCGACCTTCCCGTCGGCCCGCACCGTGCAGCTCCGGCTGGTCAACGGCAGCCGGAGCCGCTCGCCGACCTGCCGCATCCCGAGGATGATCCCGATCGCGGCGATCAGCACGAGAACCACGAAACCGGCCACGACTGTCCGAGCCCGCACCCACACCTCCCGTACGACGTCCGCCAAGGGTACGTCCCCCATCGGCCCGTCCGGGTCGTCCGACCGGTTACGCCGGCCGCGGCCCCGCACGCTGCGGAGATTCCCCGCCGCGGCCGGGCCTCACCTGTCGAGTTCCGCCACCCAGCGCGGCGACCGCCTCTCCCGGAACGCGGTCACCCCCTCGACCCCGTCCGCGGACAGGAAGTAGCCGGTGGAGAGGGCGGCCAGCTCCGCCAGCTCGGCCGGCAGGTCGGCGCCGGGCCGGCGGCGCAGCAACCGCTTCGCGCCGGCCAGCGCCGCCGGGGCGCCGCGCACCAGCGAATCGAGGTACCGCGCCACCGCGGCGTCCAGGTCACCGGCCGGCACCGCGGCGGTGACCAGGCCGATCTCGGCCGCCCGCCGCCCGTCGAAGGTGTCGCCGGTGAGGTACAGCTCGGCCGAGGCCCGGTGATGCAGCCGGGGCAGCACCGTCGCGGAGATCACCGCCGGGATCACCCCGATCCGCACCTCGGTGAAGGCGAACGTGGCCTCGGCCGCGCAGACCGCCAGGTCGGCGGCCGCGATCAGACCCAGCCCGCCGGCCCGGGCCGGGCCGGCGACCTTCGCGAGCACCGGTTTCGGGCACTCCCAGACGGCCGCGAGCACGTCGCCCAGCATCCCGGCGGGCACCGTCCCGCTGGCGTACGCCGCCGCCGTCTCCTTCAGGTCCGCCCCCGAACAGAAGACCGGGCCGGTGTGGTCCAGCACGATCACCCGGACGGTGTCGTCGGCGACCGCGGCGTCCAGCGCGGCGAGCAGTTCGGTCATCAGCGGCGTGGAGAGCGCGTTGCGGTTGTGCGGGCTGTCCAGGGTGAGGGTGGTCACCCCACGGGCCGTGGCGACCCGCACGAACACGTCGGGAGAGGTCATGTGAGGGCACACTAGTGGCCATGCCCGGCGTCCTTCCAGCAGGCGAACCCGTCCCCGCCGACGGGTCGCTGCCCGCCTGCGCCCGCGAGTCCGTCGGTGCGCGCGGCTTCGGGGTGTACGTGCACGTCCCGTTCTGCGCCAGCCGCTGCGGCTACTGCGACTTCAACACGTATACGGCGGACGAGCTGGGCGGCGGAGCGAGCCGGGACGGTTACGCCGACACCGTGCTGGCCGAACTGGCGCTCGCCGCCCGGGTGCTGGGTGATGCCCCGCCGCCCCGGGTGGACACCGTCTTCGTCGGCGGCGGCACGCCCACCCTGCTGCCCGCCGACGACCTGGCCCGGATC is a genomic window of Micromonospora tarapacensis containing:
- a CDS encoding enoyl-CoA hydratase-related protein; protein product: MTSPDVFVRVATARGVTTLTLDSPHNRNALSTPLMTELLAALDAAVADDTVRVIVLDHTGPVFCSGADLKETAAAYASGTVPAGMLGDVLAAVWECPKPVLAKVAGPARAGGLGLIAAADLAVCAAEATFAFTEVRIGVIPAVISATVLPRLHHRASAELYLTGDTFDGRRAAEIGLVTAAVPAGDLDAAVARYLDSLVRGAPAALAGAKRLLRRRPGADLPAELAELAALSTGYFLSADGVEGVTAFRERRSPRWVAELDR